A stretch of the Bacteroidota bacterium genome encodes the following:
- a CDS encoding acyl-CoA thioesterase: MDLEERIRKSETHIFKAVFPNTTNHYDTLFGGTAMHMMDEVAFITATRFSRMKMVTVSSDKIDFKKPIPGGTIVELIGKVSYLGNTSLKVKVEIFVEQMYSDVREKAITGDFTFVAIDEHKKPLKIV, translated from the coding sequence ATAGACTTAGAAGAACGCATCAGAAAATCGGAGACACATATTTTTAAAGCTGTTTTTCCGAACACGACCAATCATTACGATACCTTGTTTGGTGGTACCGCCATGCACATGATGGATGAGGTTGCATTTATAACAGCCACTCGATTCAGTCGAATGAAAATGGTAACGGTTTCAAGTGATAAAATCGATTTCAAAAAACCGATTCCAGGGGGAACAATTGTTGAATTGATTGGAAAAGTGAGTTACTTAGGCAATACCAGCTTAAAAGTAAAAGTGGAAATATTTGTGGAGCAAATGTATTCGGATGTTCGCGAAAAGGCCATTACCGGTGATTTTACTTTTGTCGCCATTGATGAACATAAAAAACCATTAAAAATTGTCTAA
- a CDS encoding gliding motility-associated C-terminal domain-containing protein has product MKQFYKLLIIVISFHFSFIKNGSAQTFLNGDFEINTAGVDQINLGNAAFNGFMSNTVAFGSFGDMDIISSATYCGLAQNGLWYVAFTGSGTDAITMQLSAPLTVGTSYTISYWDRGCFGTFATTSPAVEIGVSNTAGTFGTPVYVAPLPTNGVWVNRTFTFTAPVAGAFITVQLPAGGLGDWTQVDNFTFVTTTLTPPVVNFSTSDNNICVGDCISFTDLTTNSPTAWSWSFPGGTPASSSVQNPSSICYATAGTYPVTLTAINASGSDTLTQTSFITVNAADNAAFNYSATAYCQSGPNPTPTITGTPGGTFTSSGGLSITGSTGTINLLGSTPGTYTVTYTTSGACPATSTASVTIDPSSLATFSYAGPYCQNATDPSPTLGAGAVAGTFTSAPGLVINASNGVVDVSASTAGTYTVTNTTATSGSCPAATATATITINSVPIPVVTGNSPICSGAFSILTAAGGSTYLWNTGATTSSITVSPLITTSYTVTANSAGCTATSTITIVVNPPVTTTANPIICQGSTYTLPSGTTVSTAGVYSDTLNTIAGCDSVINTTLTVTPPPVGTINATICSGQTYTLPSGTTTGTAGTYNSTVTTSGGCDSIVTTILTVTPPPVGIVADTICAGQSYTLPDGSSVGNSGTYTDTISAAGGCDSIVVTNLTVNTATVSAGADVVIEYGSSTLLTASGGITYSWSPAVGLTTTSGANTTASPTQTTVYTVTATNANGCTATDVVTVFVDLPPCEGAAVDLKTLIPNAFSPNDDGLNDQLCIPENPCIVSLTLVIYDRWGEKVYEGTMDECWDSTYRGKKLDTAVFAYHFTVVFADGTKGNGKGNISLIK; this is encoded by the coding sequence ATGAAACAATTTTACAAACTACTAATCATTGTCATTTCATTCCATTTTTCATTTATCAAAAATGGATCGGCTCAAACATTTTTAAATGGTGATTTTGAAATCAACACGGCCGGAGTGGATCAAATCAACTTAGGTAATGCTGCATTCAATGGATTTATGTCCAACACCGTTGCCTTTGGATCCTTTGGCGATATGGATATTATTTCATCTGCCACTTATTGTGGCTTGGCTCAAAACGGATTATGGTATGTTGCATTTACAGGTTCGGGTACTGATGCGATTACAATGCAATTGTCTGCACCACTTACTGTAGGAACAAGTTATACCATTTCATATTGGGACAGAGGTTGTTTCGGAACATTTGCTACCACATCACCTGCCGTTGAAATTGGTGTAAGCAATACTGCAGGTACATTCGGGACTCCAGTGTATGTGGCCCCTCTTCCTACAAATGGTGTTTGGGTAAACCGCACCTTCACTTTTACTGCACCTGTTGCAGGAGCATTTATAACTGTACAGCTTCCTGCAGGTGGCTTGGGTGATTGGACACAAGTAGATAATTTCACATTTGTCACCACCACCCTTACTCCACCAGTTGTTAACTTTTCGACATCCGATAATAATATCTGTGTAGGTGATTGTATTTCATTTACAGATTTAACAACCAACTCACCTACTGCTTGGAGTTGGTCATTTCCTGGAGGAACTCCTGCCTCATCTTCCGTTCAAAATCCAAGTTCTATTTGTTATGCGACTGCAGGAACCTATCCCGTAACCTTAACTGCAATAAATGCTTCCGGATCCGATACCTTAACTCAAACCAGTTTTATAACCGTGAATGCAGCGGATAATGCAGCATTCAATTATAGTGCAACAGCCTATTGCCAAAGTGGACCCAACCCAACACCTACCATTACCGGCACTCCTGGTGGCACATTTACATCTTCTGGAGGATTATCCATCACCGGAAGTACTGGAACCATTAACTTATTAGGAAGCACTCCGGGAACCTATACCGTAACGTATACTACTTCCGGAGCTTGTCCTGCTACTTCAACCGCATCTGTCACCATCGACCCATCCTCATTAGCGACATTCAGCTATGCAGGTCCATATTGTCAAAATGCTACCGACCCTTCTCCTACTTTAGGTGCAGGAGCAGTAGCGGGAACATTTACCTCCGCACCAGGTTTAGTTATCAATGCAAGTAACGGAGTTGTTGATGTCAGTGCAAGCACTGCAGGAACCTACACGGTTACAAATACGACTGCCACATCTGGAAGTTGTCCTGCTGCCACGGCAACAGCAACCATTACAATCAATTCAGTTCCCATTCCGGTTGTTACTGGAAATTCACCAATTTGTTCTGGTGCTTTCAGCATCTTAACGGCTGCTGGGGGATCAACTTATCTTTGGAATACCGGAGCTACTACTTCCAGCATTACTGTAAGTCCGTTAATCACTACAAGCTATACCGTTACAGCCAACAGTGCCGGTTGTACAGCAACATCAACGATTACCATTGTTGTAAATCCACCTGTTACAACTACTGCAAACCCGATCATCTGTCAAGGTTCTACGTATACACTTCCTTCCGGAACAACAGTTTCTACTGCCGGTGTTTATAGCGATACCTTAAATACGATTGCTGGATGCGACAGTGTCATCAATACAACTTTAACGGTTACACCACCTCCTGTTGGAACAATCAATGCAACCATTTGCAGCGGTCAAACTTATACACTTCCTTCCGGAACGACTACTGGAACAGCAGGAACGTATAACAGCACAGTGACTACTTCCGGTGGTTGCGATAGCATTGTGACAACCATATTAACTGTAACTCCGCCTCCAGTTGGAATTGTTGCGGATACCATTTGTGCTGGACAAAGTTATACGTTACCAGACGGCTCTTCGGTTGGAAATTCGGGTACATACACGGATACAATTAGTGCAGCAGGTGGATGCGACAGCATTGTTGTAACCAACTTAACTGTGAATACGGCTACCGTATCAGCAGGTGCAGATGTTGTGATCGAATATGGTAGCAGTACACTTTTAACGGCATCCGGAGGTATTACTTATTCTTGGTCGCCTGCTGTTGGATTAACAACTACTTCCGGAGCCAACACAACTGCTTCACCTACGCAGACAACCGTATATACGGTTACAGCTACGAATGCAAATGGTTGTACAGCAACGGATGTTGTAACTGTTTTTGTTGATCTTCCGCCATGTGAAGGTGCTGCGGTAGATTTAAAAACACTCATTCCGAATGCATTTTCACCGAATGATGATGGTTTAAATGACCAACTATGTATCCCTGAAAATCCATGTATTGTAAGTTTGACATTAGTCATCTACGATCGCTGGGGAGAAAAAGTATACGAAGGAACAATGGATGAATGTTGGGATAGCACTTATAGAGGTAAAAAATTAGACACCGCTGTTTTTGCATATCACTTTACAGTTGTGTTTGCAGATGGTACAAAAGGAAATGGAAAAGGAAACATTTCATTAATTAAATAA
- a CDS encoding pseudouridine synthase, producing the protein MEHHFIYIAYNKPAGIVCTTEKIEGNIIDAIKHKENILPVGRLDKDSEGLILLTNNGAIINKIIHPDFEHEKEYVVTLNMPLRNQFLKDMASGVTIGEEKTKPCKIKAEPNTKRVFRIVLKQGLNRQIRRMCNVFDYQVIKLQRVRIMNIKLGKLKVGEWRELTEDEVNDLFLQLHP; encoded by the coding sequence ATGGAACATCACTTTATATACATCGCTTACAATAAACCTGCAGGAATTGTTTGTACCACTGAAAAAATAGAAGGCAATATCATTGATGCCATCAAGCACAAAGAAAATATTCTTCCTGTTGGTCGATTGGACAAAGACTCGGAAGGGTTAATATTGTTGACAAACAACGGAGCGATTATCAATAAAATAATCCATCCGGATTTTGAACATGAAAAAGAATATGTGGTAACGTTAAACATGCCATTGCGAAATCAGTTTTTAAAAGACATGGCTTCAGGAGTAACTATTGGAGAAGAAAAAACAAAGCCTTGCAAAATTAAAGCTGAACCAAACACAAAAAGAGTTTTTAGAATTGTATTAAAACAAGGCTTAAATCGACAAATCAGAAGAATGTGTAATGTATTCGACTACCAAGTAATAAAGTTGCAGAGAGTGCGGATAATGAATATAAAATTAGGAAAATTAAAAGTGGGTGAATGGCGTGAGTTGACAGAAGATGAAGTGAATGATTTATTTTTACAATTACATCCATAA
- a CDS encoding S8 family serine peptidase, with the protein MKKLLTFFTAFLFSVMIVAQTNDANYQDGKIWFKLKDSYRFSASPLNAKDNFVPFEALPFIKKIEKAYQLKALSLPFAAAKNSKILQRTYLLEFSDFANVNQILSDLRLSGAVEYAEKVPMDKHCLTPNDPSYSSQWGLSMINASTAWNYFSSGSTISVAIVDDAIERTHPDLAASLWINTGDNNTNGIDDDGNGYIDDINGYDVGSNDNNPNPTTSAYDHGTHVAGIVGARSNNSIGVASIGFSVKLMCVKSTSSSSSVTNGYDGVVYAAVNRANVINMSWGGTGSSITAQNVIDFAYAQGCILVAAAGNSDVNTPFYPAAYNNVISVAATTSSDTKASFSNYGNWVDVSAPGNNIYSTTVLGTYGNKSGTSMASPMVAGLCGLMLSLNPSLTQADITNCLLSTADNIDAMNPTYIGDLGSGRIDANAAMQCVSTTLAWAPVADFVANVTTVSAGGQISFTDLSLYAPTSWTWSFPGGTPASYIGSTPPQITYNTPGTYNVVLTVSNVNGTDGETKTAYITVNPAGSCDTLNYPVPAGWTGTNYYTGATVGADGWINGLNVYGDKQKAAYFDASSTPFTYVTGTFIAFGKAYSATPGKIVPIRVYDGTSGSPGALLATQNTTMGQIMSDEASGYYTRIEFPTPVSLPASKRFFVSIDLTNLSWTGVPKDTLSIVSNVHLQTVPSAIWEQQADNSWKQYTTAGSWNLSASLFVHPYLTNAPTVATFTQSSISVCQGNNISYNATGSTFEDTLLWVFPGGSPSYSNSVTPTVLYNTPGTYVSKLYVIGGGCSDLDSAEVLITILANPAVSIAASSSVICPGVSTTLTASGGSVSYVWSPPTALSATTGASVIANPTSTITYNVLGTGSNGCMTNSTITIDVDQPPVAAVTVSDSTICIGQTISFDGSLSTNVTSFAWSFPGGTPSSSTASSPVITYATPGSFTATLAVSNTCGADSSFSQNVSAGCVGIDESNNGNISSYFNMDNSYLNILVANNLNKENLTIIIFDAQGKVVLKRNMSANDMEKQISLAEINSGLYILHLEGNQTNYNKRFVKP; encoded by the coding sequence ATGAAAAAACTACTTACTTTTTTTACAGCATTTTTATTTTCCGTCATGATTGTAGCACAAACGAATGATGCCAATTATCAAGATGGAAAAATTTGGTTTAAACTAAAAGACAGCTATCGTTTTTCAGCTAGTCCATTAAATGCGAAAGATAATTTTGTTCCTTTTGAGGCATTGCCGTTTATTAAAAAGATTGAAAAGGCGTATCAATTAAAGGCATTATCGCTTCCCTTTGCGGCTGCTAAAAATTCTAAAATATTACAACGTACGTATTTGCTGGAGTTTTCTGATTTTGCGAATGTAAATCAAATATTAAGTGATTTGCGTTTGTCGGGTGCTGTGGAATACGCTGAAAAGGTTCCCATGGATAAACATTGTTTAACACCCAATGATCCCAGCTATTCTTCTCAGTGGGGATTATCAATGATTAATGCATCTACAGCCTGGAATTATTTTTCATCGGGAAGTACTATTTCTGTTGCGATTGTTGACGATGCCATTGAACGTACACATCCGGATTTAGCAGCAAGTTTATGGATCAACACCGGAGATAATAATACAAATGGAATTGATGATGATGGAAACGGTTATATCGATGACATCAACGGATACGATGTTGGAAGTAACGATAACAATCCAAATCCAACGACTTCAGCTTATGACCATGGAACGCATGTTGCCGGCATTGTTGGCGCACGTTCAAACAATTCTATTGGTGTAGCTTCTATCGGATTCAGTGTAAAATTAATGTGTGTAAAATCAACATCCAGTTCGAGTTCTGTTACAAATGGATACGATGGTGTGGTGTATGCTGCAGTAAATCGAGCAAATGTTATTAATATGTCGTGGGGTGGTACAGGATCATCCATCACCGCACAAAATGTTATTGATTTCGCGTATGCACAAGGTTGTATTTTAGTTGCTGCTGCCGGAAATAGTGATGTGAATACTCCTTTTTATCCTGCTGCCTATAATAATGTGATCAGTGTTGCTGCTACAACAAGTTCGGATACTAAGGCGAGTTTTTCTAACTATGGAAATTGGGTAGATGTTTCCGCTCCAGGAAATAATATTTACAGCACAACTGTATTGGGTACTTATGGAAATAAATCCGGAACATCTATGGCTTCTCCAATGGTAGCCGGACTTTGTGGATTGATGTTGTCGTTGAACCCAAGTTTAACCCAAGCCGATATTACTAATTGTTTATTATCTACTGCGGATAATATTGATGCCATGAATCCAACCTATATTGGTGATTTGGGTTCTGGTAGAATTGATGCCAATGCTGCGATGCAATGTGTAAGTACAACATTGGCTTGGGCACCTGTTGCTGATTTTGTTGCGAATGTAACCACTGTGAGTGCCGGTGGACAAATTTCATTTACAGATTTATCATTGTATGCTCCAACATCTTGGACGTGGAGTTTTCCGGGAGGAACACCTGCATCCTACATCGGATCAACGCCACCACAAATCACCTACAATACTCCCGGTACTTACAATGTTGTATTAACGGTTTCAAATGTGAATGGAACAGATGGAGAAACAAAAACCGCATACATCACTGTTAACCCTGCAGGAAGTTGCGATACCTTAAACTATCCTGTGCCAGCGGGTTGGACAGGAACCAATTATTATACAGGAGCAACTGTTGGTGCCGATGGCTGGATTAATGGGTTGAATGTGTATGGCGACAAACAAAAAGCTGCGTATTTTGATGCATCATCTACTCCGTTTACGTATGTCACCGGAACATTTATTGCATTTGGAAAAGCATATTCTGCAACACCCGGAAAAATTGTTCCCATTCGTGTATACGATGGTACAAGCGGAAGTCCGGGTGCATTGCTTGCAACACAAAATACAACCATGGGACAAATCATGAGTGATGAGGCAAGTGGTTATTATACACGCATTGAATTTCCAACTCCGGTTTCATTGCCGGCTTCAAAAAGATTTTTTGTCAGTATTGACTTGACAAACTTAAGTTGGACAGGGGTTCCAAAGGATACGTTATCGATTGTAAGTAATGTGCATTTGCAAACAGTGCCATCTGCAATTTGGGAGCAACAAGCAGATAATTCGTGGAAACAATATACTACGGCAGGCTCTTGGAATTTAAGTGCAAGTTTATTTGTTCATCCTTATTTGACGAATGCTCCAACTGTGGCAACATTTACTCAATCTTCGATATCGGTTTGTCAAGGAAATAATATTTCTTACAACGCAACGGGTTCTACTTTTGAAGATACGTTGCTTTGGGTATTTCCTGGTGGTTCTCCAAGTTATTCGAACAGCGTAACTCCAACCGTTCTTTACAATACTCCGGGAACTTATGTGAGTAAATTGTATGTGATTGGAGGCGGTTGCAGTGATTTGGATTCTGCCGAAGTATTGATTACTATTTTAGCAAATCCTGCTGTATCAATTGCTGCATCCAGTTCTGTAATTTGTCCGGGTGTATCCACAACACTTACTGCAAGTGGTGGTTCAGTATCTTATGTTTGGAGTCCGCCTACTGCTTTAAGTGCAACTACTGGAGCATCAGTGATTGCAAATCCAACATCTACAATCACCTACAATGTTTTAGGAACGGGTAGTAATGGTTGTATGACGAACTCAACAATTACTATTGATGTAGATCAACCACCGGTCGCAGCTGTAACGGTTTCGGATAGTACAATTTGTATCGGACAAACCATTTCGTTTGATGGTTCTTTAAGTACGAATGTCACAAGTTTTGCTTGGAGTTTTCCGGGTGGAACACCCAGCTCTTCAACAGCATCCAGTCCGGTAATTACGTATGCAACTCCCGGTTCATTTACTGCAACATTGGCGGTGAGTAATACATGCGGGGCAGACAGTTCGTTTTCTCAGAATGTTTCTGCCGGTTGTGTTGGTATTGATGAATCAAATAATGGAAATATTTCTTCTTATTTTAATATGGATAATTCCTATTTAAATATTCTTGTTGCCAATAATTTGAACAAAGAAAATTTAACGATTATTATTTTTGATGCACAAGGAAAGGTTGTTCTGAAAAGGAATATGTCAGCAAATGATATGGAAAAACAAATTAGTTTGGCTGAAATTAATTCAGGTTTATATATTCTGCATTTAGAAGGAAATCAAACAAATTATAACAAACGATTCGTGAAACCATAA
- a CDS encoding FAD-binding oxidoreductase: MSLSYWEKTTYFNNLDVAIIGSGIVGLNAALNLKKKHKHLNIIVLERGPLPSGASSKNAGFACFGSASELLSDIQNTSESETFTLVEKRWKGLLRLRKNLGDKAIDLHNWGGYEVFDSKKKFAQCESKIDYLNKNVFPILGKKNIYQIADSKIKTFGFQNVKHMIVNSAEAQIDTGKMIQALINKVRKLGVEIINGYEVEKIEDDGNTVSISTSDGTMIKSKRVIIATNGFAKQLLPGYPVEPARAQVIITQPIKNLKLKGTFHFEDGYYYFRNINNRVLLGGGRNLDFKTEETTEFGLTQLVQNKLETLLKTMILPTTNYTIDMRWSGIMGVGPHKKSIVKATSQNVFCAVRMGGMGVAIGSLVGEEVAQLVEESL, from the coding sequence ATGAGTTTAAGTTATTGGGAAAAAACAACGTATTTTAACAACCTTGATGTTGCAATTATTGGAAGCGGCATTGTGGGATTAAATGCGGCACTCAACCTCAAAAAAAAGCACAAACATTTAAATATCATCGTGTTGGAAAGAGGACCATTGCCAAGCGGTGCGAGCTCAAAAAATGCAGGATTTGCTTGTTTTGGAAGTGCCAGTGAATTGTTGAGTGATATACAAAACACCTCCGAAAGTGAAACATTCACATTGGTTGAAAAACGTTGGAAAGGACTCCTCCGACTTCGAAAAAATTTGGGAGACAAAGCAATCGATTTGCATAATTGGGGTGGATATGAAGTATTTGACAGCAAAAAAAAATTTGCACAATGCGAATCTAAAATCGACTACCTCAACAAAAACGTTTTTCCTATTCTCGGCAAAAAAAATATTTATCAAATCGCTGATTCAAAAATCAAAACCTTCGGCTTTCAGAATGTCAAACACATGATTGTAAATTCAGCTGAAGCTCAAATTGATACAGGAAAAATGATTCAAGCCCTGATCAATAAGGTTAGAAAACTGGGTGTTGAAATCATCAACGGTTACGAAGTTGAAAAAATTGAGGACGATGGGAACACGGTATCAATAAGCACTTCTGATGGAACAATGATAAAGAGCAAACGCGTAATCATTGCTACTAATGGCTTTGCAAAACAACTTTTACCCGGCTATCCGGTTGAGCCTGCACGTGCGCAAGTAATCATTACTCAACCTATAAAAAATTTGAAACTAAAAGGGACATTTCATTTTGAGGATGGATATTACTATTTCCGAAATATCAACAACAGGGTGCTTTTAGGTGGTGGAAGAAATTTAGATTTTAAAACAGAGGAAACCACCGAATTCGGTTTAACTCAACTTGTTCAAAATAAATTAGAAACGCTTTTAAAAACAATGATTCTTCCAACGACTAATTATACAATCGATATGCGTTGGAGCGGAATCATGGGCGTTGGTCCTCATAAAAAAAGCATCGTAAAAGCAACTAGTCAAAATGTTTTTTGTGCCGTCAGAATGGGCGGAATGGGTGTCGCCATTGGCAGTCTCGTTGGCGAAGAAGTTGCACAACTTGTTGAAGAATCCTTATAA
- a CDS encoding type IX secretion system membrane protein PorP/SprF, giving the protein MKKYIGFSFIALIFGSSLTAQDSHFSQYDHSPLTINPALTAVDKNLHVVLHHKDQWKTLNGYRTDELSFEMRFDPTSWIKIKNRTALYKRKHKKDLP; this is encoded by the coding sequence ATGAAAAAATATATCGGATTTTCTTTCATAGCACTAATCTTTGGCAGTTCATTAACGGCTCAGGATAGTCATTTCTCACAATATGACCATTCTCCATTAACCATCAATCCTGCATTAACTGCGGTGGATAAAAACTTGCACGTTGTGTTGCATCATAAAGACCAATGGAAAACGTTGAACGGATATCGAACAGATGAGTTATCATTTGAAATGCGATTCGATCCAACTAGTTGGATAAAAATTAAAAACCGTACAGCATTATACAAAAGAAAACACAAAAAGGATTTGCCTTAG
- a CDS encoding type IX secretion system membrane protein PorP/SprF: MIQKKTQKGFALGVSLFSDKAGDGNMQKLCGTFSLAYHLMLDPNNRISAGLLASVKQRSINPGGLRYNSQYGSTGAYDATMLSGEIYRTSSATYSDYSAGICYSFGEENKYMESNDNKSFKLGVAFDHLSRPSQVYIADASSKSFMKYTLHAQTLLGIKNSSYSVGASVISMFQGPQNEVTMGMLLKYRMKEESKYTGIKKGMAISVGCAYRYRDAVIPYLQYELARYAIGISYDVNLSGLQKATTGRGGLEVTLRFFNPVPFLFQKKVKASFS, from the coding sequence ATTATACAAAAGAAAACACAAAAAGGATTTGCCTTAGGAGTAAGTTTATTTTCAGATAAAGCAGGTGATGGAAACATGCAAAAACTTTGCGGCACATTTTCATTAGCGTATCATTTAATGTTAGACCCGAATAATCGAATATCAGCAGGACTTTTAGCATCTGTAAAACAACGGAGCATTAATCCGGGTGGACTTCGCTACAACAGTCAGTATGGCTCTACCGGTGCGTATGACGCTACAATGCTATCCGGAGAAATATATAGAACCAGCAGTGCAACATATTCCGATTATTCTGCCGGTATCTGCTATAGCTTTGGTGAAGAGAATAAATACATGGAATCGAACGACAATAAATCGTTTAAGTTAGGTGTAGCATTTGATCACCTTTCGCGCCCATCGCAAGTGTATATTGCGGATGCCTCTTCGAAAAGCTTCATGAAATATACGTTGCATGCACAAACCTTACTTGGTATTAAAAACTCTTCCTATAGTGTTGGAGCCTCTGTTATCTCAATGTTTCAAGGACCACAAAACGAAGTAACAATGGGTATGCTTTTAAAATATCGAATGAAAGAAGAATCAAAGTATACCGGAATAAAAAAAGGAATGGCGATATCTGTTGGTTGTGCTTATCGATACAGAGATGCAGTTATTCCTTATTTGCAATATGAATTAGCACGGTATGCCATCGGGATTTCCTACGATGTTAATCTTTCTGGATTACAAAAAGCAACTACCGGTCGTGGTGGCTTGGAAGTAACACTGCGTTTCTTTAACCCGGTTCCATTCTTATTCCAAAAGAAAGTAAAAGCCAGCTTCAGTTAG
- a CDS encoding TonB-dependent receptor plug domain-containing protein, giving the protein MNLIKINCLLLLLAQSFAGYAQETPVDTSKQLNVVEVSASRITIFADANKTETFDSTFLSRYSTSNLADLLTNESQLFIKSYGLGSLATTSFRGSGASHTAVLWNGFNLQSPMNGIIDLSLIPTNFISDIKIQYGGAGALWGSGAVGGSIHVNSSSEFNRGLSVSTNTSFGSFSDKQQQANIEVSKKRLIASIKIFNHDAKNDFPFINIAQYGKPEQKQSNAELKEYGFLQENYFKINEKQKITTHFWYQNNDRNIPPSMTQNINVSNQRDEFYRVTADWQRTTDELTVLARAAYFDEYLFFTDSSIDVDSKSRSKNFITEAEARFSITKFDLLNIGLTNAYSEAFTEEYIANPHQNRSAVFASYKLHTKNNSWNVVLSARQEFVENKNIPFAPSIGFKGRFLKYFYIKANAGKHYRIPTFNDLYWAQGGNPNLQAENGWSEEATLEHIYAAKIISWELSATAFNRNIENWIIWLPNMYGIWSPENIMQVWSRGLEYKVKLNIKKNKFNFQMGGLYNYVLSTNEKAASTVDESLGKQLIYVPIQNAQGNVTIGYKGTSLTYTQLYTGYRYILSDNSKYLQPYTIANVSISQTFLLTNSKIKIYAQLNNVWQETYQILAYRAMPLFNFQVGLSLQFNQPNKE; this is encoded by the coding sequence ATGAATTTAATTAAGATCAATTGTCTGTTGTTACTCCTTGCACAATCCTTTGCCGGATATGCGCAAGAAACCCCTGTTGATACTTCCAAGCAATTGAATGTGGTGGAGGTGTCGGCTTCCCGCATCACTATTTTCGCAGATGCAAACAAAACAGAAACCTTTGATAGCACTTTTTTAAGTCGCTACTCCACAAGTAATTTAGCCGACCTCCTTACAAACGAAAGTCAACTCTTTATTAAATCGTATGGATTAGGAAGCTTAGCTACCACGTCTTTTAGAGGTTCAGGGGCGAGTCATACAGCTGTGCTCTGGAATGGATTTAATTTGCAAAGCCCGATGAATGGTATTATTGATCTCTCGCTCATTCCTACAAACTTTATCAGCGACATCAAAATTCAATATGGCGGAGCAGGAGCATTGTGGGGAAGCGGAGCCGTTGGCGGAAGTATACACGTAAACAGTAGCTCCGAATTCAATAGAGGCCTTTCTGTTTCTACCAATACTTCTTTTGGTAGCTTTTCAGATAAACAGCAACAAGCGAATATTGAAGTCAGTAAAAAGCGACTCATTGCTTCGATTAAGATTTTCAACCATGATGCAAAAAATGATTTTCCATTTATCAATATTGCTCAATATGGCAAACCTGAACAAAAACAAAGTAATGCGGAGTTGAAAGAATACGGCTTTTTACAAGAAAATTATTTTAAAATAAACGAAAAACAAAAAATCACTACTCACTTTTGGTATCAAAACAACGATCGAAATATACCTCCATCGATGACACAAAATATCAATGTGTCGAATCAGAGAGATGAGTTTTATCGAGTTACAGCCGACTGGCAAAGAACAACCGATGAATTGACAGTTCTCGCACGGGCAGCTTATTTTGATGAATATTTGTTTTTTACCGACTCATCGATCGATGTTGATTCGAAAAGCCGATCGAAAAATTTTATTACAGAAGCAGAAGCACGATTTAGCATTACAAAATTTGATTTATTAAATATTGGTCTTACGAATGCATACAGTGAAGCATTTACTGAAGAGTACATTGCCAATCCACACCAAAATCGTTCAGCGGTATTTGCCAGCTACAAACTCCACACAAAAAATAATTCTTGGAATGTGGTGCTGAGTGCTCGTCAGGAGTTTGTTGAAAACAAAAACATTCCATTTGCTCCATCCATTGGATTTAAAGGCCGGTTCTTAAAATATTTTTATATCAAAGCAAATGCTGGAAAACACTATCGAATACCAACATTTAATGATTTGTATTGGGCACAAGGAGGTAATCCGAACCTGCAAGCTGAAAATGGATGGAGTGAAGAAGCAACGTTGGAACATATCTATGCAGCAAAAATTATTTCATGGGAATTAAGCGCTACAGCCTTCAATCGTAATATTGAGAATTGGATTATTTGGTTGCCAAATATGTATGGTATCTGGTCGCCCGAAAACATAATGCAGGTTTGGTCGAGAGGATTAGAGTACAAAGTAAAACTCAATATCAAAAAGAATAAATTCAATTTTCAAATGGGTGGACTTTATAATTATGTCCTTTCAACCAACGAAAAGGCTGCTTCGACTGTTGATGAAAGCCTAGGAAAACAACTTATTTATGTTCCTATACAAAATGCGCAAGGCAATGTAACAATTGGTTATAAAGGCACTTCGCTTACCTATACACAACTCTATACCGGTTATCGTTATATCTTATCTGATAATTCTAAATATTTACAGCCTTATACAATTGCTAATGTTTCTATTTCTCAAACATTTTTATTGACAAACTCTAAAATAAAAATATATGCTCAATTAAATAATGTTTGGCAAGAAACCTATCAAATATTAGCATACAGGGCAATGCCTTTATTTAATTTTCAAGTAGGATTATCCTTGCAATTTAATCAACCTAACAAAGAATAA